The Deltaproteobacteria bacterium genome has a segment encoding these proteins:
- a CDS encoding sigma-54 dependent transcriptional regulator — protein sequence MKTTVLVIDDEKDIRDALQGVLKDEGHEVVTAGSAEEGLRKLEVRQPDAVLLDIWLPGMDGVEALKEIKSRHPGLPVIMISGHANIDTAVRTTKLGAYDFIEKPLSLEKVTLTVEHAIEQKRLTEENSNLRQKAGARFEIIGRSQAVQSLKADIRKAAPSNSWVLITGDNGTGKELVARNLHLLSARSGRPFIEVNCAAIPEELIESELFGHEKGAFTNAVAQKKGKFDLADKGTIFLDEIGDMSLRTQAKILRVLQEKSFERVGGTELITVDTRVIAATNKNLSEEVAKGRFREDLYYRLNVIPFHVPPLKERREDIPLLMEHFLKEFARETAREVLSVSPEAREMLYSYDWPGNVRELKNLVERLVIMTHSHAIAANDIPSYIKGAQTAQSGLFFRSNLLKEARKDFEKEFISRKLKEFGGNIARTAEAIGIERSHLYRKIRSYGIENEDASTEI from the coding sequence ATGAAGACGACAGTCCTGGTAATCGACGACGAAAAGGATATAAGGGACGCGCTCCAGGGGGTCCTCAAGGACGAGGGGCACGAGGTAGTTACCGCCGGGAGCGCCGAGGAGGGGCTAAGGAAGCTCGAGGTCAGGCAGCCGGACGCCGTGCTCCTTGATATATGGCTCCCCGGCATGGACGGGGTCGAGGCCCTGAAGGAGATAAAATCCAGGCACCCGGGTCTGCCGGTCATAATGATCTCCGGGCACGCCAATATAGACACGGCCGTAAGGACGACCAAGCTCGGGGCCTATGACTTCATCGAGAAGCCGCTTTCGCTTGAAAAGGTCACACTCACTGTCGAGCACGCCATAGAGCAGAAGAGGCTTACCGAGGAGAACAGCAATCTAAGGCAGAAGGCCGGCGCCAGGTTCGAGATAATAGGCCGCTCCCAGGCCGTCCAGTCGCTCAAGGCCGACATAAGGAAGGCGGCCCCTTCCAACTCATGGGTCCTCATAACCGGGGACAACGGCACTGGAAAGGAGCTTGTCGCCAGGAACTTACACCTCCTTTCAGCGAGGTCGGGAAGGCCTTTCATCGAGGTCAACTGCGCGGCCATACCCGAGGAGCTTATCGAGAGCGAGCTCTTCGGTCACGAGAAAGGCGCGTTCACCAACGCCGTCGCCCAGAAAAAGGGCAAATTCGACCTGGCCGACAAGGGCACCATATTCCTGGACGAGATAGGCGACATGAGCCTCAGGACCCAGGCCAAGATATTGAGGGTCCTGCAGGAGAAGAGCTTCGAGAGGGTGGGGGGTACCGAGCTCATAACCGTGGATACCCGGGTCATCGCGGCCACGAACAAGAACCTGAGCGAAGAGGTCGCAAAGGGCCGCTTCAGGGAGGACCTCTACTACAGGCTCAATGTTATACCGTTCCATGTCCCGCCTCTAAAGGAAAGGAGGGAGGACATACCGCTGTTGATGGAGCATTTCCTTAAGGAGTTCGCGCGCGAGACCGCCAGGGAGGTCCTGTCGGTCAGCCCCGAGGCCAGGGAGATGCTCTATTCGTACGACTGGCCGGGGAACGTCCGTGAGCTTAAAAACCTTGTCGAGAGGCTCGTCATAATGACCCATTCCCATGCCATAGCCGCCAACGACATCCCTTCCTATATAAAGGGCGCCCAGACTGCCCAGTCCGGCCTTTTTTTCAGGAGCAATCTCTTGAAGGAGGCCAGGAAGGACTTCGAAAAGGAGTTCATTTCCAGGAAACTCAAGGAGTTCGGGGGCAATATCGCCCGGACCGCCGAGGCCATAGGTATAGAAAGGAGCCATCTTTACAGGAAAATAAGGAGTTACGGGATAGAGAACGAAGACGCTTCAACCGAAATATAG
- a CDS encoding cytochrome c biogenesis protein CcdA, whose amino-acid sequence MTTEVSIPLAFMGGILSFISPCVLPLVPSYISFVTGISFEELTGDGGEEKKLKKVILFNSLMFILGFSTVFVVILGSSAQLLGNVFMEYQDIVRKIGGLVIILLGIHIIGIINFRILQRDKRLHFFREKPAGLLGSFLVGIGFAAGWTPCIGPILSAIFAVAATTESPWSGIILFIAYSAGLAIPFLLTSLGINTFLRHFNRLKRHMRTVSIVTGVFLIITGLLIFTNSLGIIAAYINSVIPSIS is encoded by the coding sequence ATGACCACTGAGGTTTCCATACCGCTCGCGTTCATGGGGGGGATACTTTCCTTCATCTCCCCGTGCGTGCTGCCGCTTGTGCCGTCCTACATCTCCTTCGTTACGGGCATATCCTTCGAAGAGCTTACGGGTGACGGCGGGGAGGAGAAGAAGCTCAAGAAGGTAATACTCTTCAACTCCCTCATGTTCATACTCGGCTTCTCGACCGTTTTCGTGGTCATACTCGGCTCTTCCGCCCAGCTCCTCGGGAACGTCTTCATGGAATACCAGGACATCGTCCGGAAGATAGGCGGCCTGGTAATAATACTCCTCGGAATACACATCATAGGTATCATCAACTTCAGGATCCTGCAGAGGGACAAGCGCCTGCATTTCTTCCGTGAAAAGCCGGCCGGGCTCCTGGGTTCTTTCCTCGTGGGAATAGGCTTTGCCGCCGGCTGGACCCCCTGCATAGGGCCGATACTCTCCGCGATATTCGCCGTTGCAGCAACTACCGAGAGCCCGTGGTCGGGGATCATCCTCTTCATAGCTTATTCCGCGGGACTCGCCATACCGTTCCTTCTCACCTCCCTCGGCATCAATACCTTTCTCAGGCATTTCAACAGGCTCAAGAGGCACATGAGGACCGTCTCCATTGTGACCGGCGTCTTCCTCATAATAACTGGGCTCTTGATATTCACGAACTCTCTTGGTATCATAGCCGCATACATAAACAGCGTAATACCGAGCATAAGCTGA
- a CDS encoding sigma-54 dependent transcriptional regulator, with amino-acid sequence MRKPLVLVVDDDEFITGTLEILLREAYEVIKARTGPEALLLARSRPVEIVLLDLKLPGMDGLETLGRLKELDGSIEVVMLSALDSAEQAVSSLRKGAYDYITKPFDGDELLATLSRLSEGLKLKSEIEFLKEELNERTGLRYLNGEMISKSPAMRKVFGLMQAVSRTSSGVLITGESGTGKELVARAIHFMSDRREKPFVAVNCGAVPSELMESELFGHERGAFTGAHQRKIGKFEHADTGTLFLDEVSTLPMHLQIKLLRVLQERSFERVGSNSSIKVDIRVIAASNARLEDEVAAGRFREDLFYRLKVVPVELPPLRERKEDVPLLVEHFLEKLSKKCVKRIEGVHPEVIRAFMDYSWPGNIRELENLMERLVVLAPERGLIRADDLPIGMLTLPEEAVPGKEMPDFKEAVKAFERHYIKGALDKANWNRAETARALKIHRNTLLLKMRELGIKGPGGAGRV; translated from the coding sequence ATGAGAAAACCACTTGTCCTCGTTGTGGACGACGACGAATTTATCACGGGTACGCTTGAAATACTCTTGAGGGAAGCCTATGAGGTCATAAAGGCGAGGACCGGCCCGGAGGCCTTATTGCTGGCGCGTTCAAGGCCGGTAGAGATAGTGCTCCTTGACCTTAAGCTCCCCGGCATGGACGGGCTTGAAACGCTCGGGCGCTTGAAGGAGCTCGACGGCTCCATCGAGGTCGTAATGCTCTCCGCCCTCGACAGCGCCGAGCAGGCGGTATCCTCCCTGAGGAAAGGGGCGTACGATTACATAACAAAGCCCTTTGACGGAGACGAGCTCCTTGCCACACTTTCGAGGCTCTCCGAAGGCCTTAAGCTCAAGAGCGAAATTGAGTTCCTGAAGGAGGAGCTTAACGAACGGACCGGACTCAGGTACTTAAACGGCGAGATGATAAGCAAGTCGCCTGCGATGCGGAAGGTCTTCGGGCTCATGCAGGCGGTAAGCCGGACCTCATCAGGGGTGCTTATAACGGGTGAGAGCGGCACAGGGAAGGAGCTTGTCGCCAGGGCCATCCATTTTATGAGCGACAGGAGGGAGAAGCCCTTCGTGGCCGTGAATTGCGGGGCCGTCCCTTCGGAACTGATGGAAAGCGAGCTCTTCGGGCACGAGAGGGGCGCTTTCACCGGAGCGCACCAGAGAAAGATAGGGAAGTTCGAGCACGCCGACACAGGCACGCTCTTCCTTGACGAAGTATCCACCCTTCCCATGCACCTCCAGATAAAGCTCCTCCGGGTGCTGCAGGAGAGGTCCTTCGAAAGGGTCGGCTCAAATTCCTCCATCAAGGTGGACATAAGGGTGATCGCGGCATCGAACGCGCGCCTTGAGGACGAGGTCGCGGCGGGCCGCTTCAGGGAGGACCTCTTCTACAGGCTCAAGGTCGTGCCCGTAGAGCTTCCGCCCCTCAGGGAAAGGAAGGAGGACGTGCCCTTGCTGGTAGAGCATTTCCTCGAAAAGCTCTCAAAGAAGTGCGTAAAAAGGATAGAGGGCGTCCATCCCGAGGTCATAAGGGCGTTCATGGATTATTCCTGGCCCGGAAATATAAGGGAGCTTGAAAACCTGATGGAAAGGCTCGTGGTGCTCGCCCCGGAAAGGGGCCTGATCAGGGCCGACGACCTGCCGATAGGCATGCTCACACTTCCGGAAGAGGCCGTTCCAGGAAAGGAAATGCCGGATTTCAAGGAGGCGGTCAAGGCCTTCGAGAGGCATTACATAAAAGGCGCTCTGGACAAGGCCAACTGGAACAGGGCTGAAACCGCAAGGGCGCTGAAGATACACAGGAATACGCTCCTCCTTAAGATGCGGGAGCTCGGCATAAAGGGGCCAGGGGGTGCCGGTCGGGTTTGA
- a CDS encoding DUF4390 domain-containing protein, which produces MKKLILILVFAVWVFPAGLLADTAIITGLEVTRPPLTVSFKVKDAFSKNIEEAVRSGLPTSFNFIIELKKVNRFLPDEKVGRWEFRHTVKYDSLRNEYEIGLDEKGEKPLRTRDFDEMKEVMAACSGVTVAPAHLIPGSLYELRIKAAMDPVELPFLLNYIFFFLEFLNFETDWHVYTFTA; this is translated from the coding sequence ATGAAAAAGCTCATATTGATCCTTGTATTTGCGGTCTGGGTCTTTCCGGCCGGCCTTCTTGCCGATACGGCAATCATAACCGGCCTGGAGGTCACCAGGCCGCCGCTCACGGTTTCGTTCAAGGTCAAGGACGCCTTCAGCAAGAACATCGAGGAGGCTGTAAGGAGCGGGCTTCCGACCTCCTTCAATTTCATAATCGAGCTCAAGAAAGTGAACAGGTTCCTGCCGGACGAAAAGGTGGGGAGGTGGGAGTTCAGGCATACGGTCAAATACGACAGCCTCAGGAACGAGTACGAGATCGGCCTTGATGAAAAGGGTGAAAAACCGCTACGGACCAGGGACTTCGACGAGATGAAGGAGGTCATGGCCGCCTGTTCCGGCGTGACGGTCGCCCCCGCCCACCTCATCCCCGGGAGCCTCTACGAGCTCAGGATAAAGGCAGCGATGGACCCGGTGGAGCTGCCTTTCCTCCTCAACTATATATTCTTCTTTCTTGAGTTCTTGAACTTCGAGACCGACTGGCATGTGTATACTTTCACGGCCTGA
- a CDS encoding TlpA family protein disulfide reductase produces the protein MSVKTNAEENEKGLPAIALAGIILAVVAAVALIFIFGQRQKFEPVVANAEMIDFELTDLSGKTHKLSDYKGKVIFLNFWATWCKPCEEEMPSMQALSDNLSSFPFVIVAVSVDNDSPENVGKFVEKHGLTFPVLHDRKGKVKETYKTTGVPETFIIDQNGVIAEKVSGPRDWTEPAASRVLMDLVQFGPKEKGGYSAR, from the coding sequence ATGAGCGTAAAGACGAATGCAGAGGAAAACGAAAAAGGGCTGCCCGCTATAGCGCTGGCCGGGATAATCCTGGCCGTGGTCGCGGCGGTGGCCCTCATATTCATATTCGGGCAGCGCCAGAAGTTCGAGCCGGTGGTCGCGAATGCCGAGATGATAGATTTCGAGCTCACGGACCTTTCGGGCAAGACCCATAAATTGAGCGACTATAAGGGCAAGGTCATATTCCTCAATTTCTGGGCCACATGGTGCAAGCCTTGCGAGGAGGAGATGCCGTCCATGCAGGCGCTCTCCGACAACCTTTCCTCGTTCCCGTTCGTCATCGTGGCCGTGAGCGTCGATAACGACAGCCCGGAGAACGTCGGGAAGTTCGTTGAAAAGCACGGCCTGACCTTTCCGGTCCTCCATGACAGGAAGGGGAAGGTCAAGGAGACTTACAAGACAACGGGCGTGCCTGAGACCTTCATCATCGACCAGAACGGCGTAATAGCCGAGAAGGTCAGCGGCCCCAGGGACTGGACCGAGCCCGCCGCTTCCAGGGTCCTTATGGATCTCGTCCAGTTCGGGCCCAAGGAAAAGGGCGGATACTCCGCCAGATAA
- a CDS encoding PAS domain S-box protein has translation MSETRNIESQRTEAESKRRRRELFLIFLVVPAIIILTLVESHLSALSGDVPIATNILIFGLINVNIILLILLVFLILRNTVKLFMERKRQVMGSKLRTKLVTSFVALSIVPTVLLFVIVIGFINRSIDGWFGIKVEDSLQESMELAQNYYKDMHDRVEAASRALSDSMGAGSADIDAREDFIKRKMVEWDLSTVEVFSSDGKRELYTLADKITRNMVPDTDEEAVRKALAGESSSYIQTLKVGDVVRVVAPLSPSVAGSRPSGAVAVSYYVPRSLMDKMKEISAAFEGYKQLKLLKYPVKASYFTILLIITLFIVFFSIWIGRYLAKELTVPIHELAEGTHAVASGNLDYRINVESDDEIGLLVKSFNRMTEDLKTGKYKIEAANLDLRRTNMELDQRRRYIEIVLGNVPAGVISIDKSGRIVSINRVAAQMLGAGEENIIGRNYREVLREEDREVLREMIRGMTEMGLESMEKQMRVEVDGKVMTVLANLNALKDDSGNYLGMVAVLDDLTHLVKTQRMSAWKEVARRIAHEIKNPLTPIKLSAQRLRKKYLDRFPEEDTVFDECTMTIIKQVDELKALVNEFSSFARMPAANPSPNDLNEVVREVMALYKPGQRAVSFESSLDERLPVLDIDRDQIKRVLINLMDNAIAAVGDEGGIVRLETAYMPDLLLASLEVIDTGPGIPPEAKQKLFEPYFSTKKTGTGLGLAIASNIIADHNGYIRVRDNHPRGTRFVIELPVKTVTI, from the coding sequence ATGAGCGAAACCCGGAACATAGAGTCCCAGAGGACCGAGGCCGAAAGCAAAAGGCGCCGGAGAGAGCTTTTCCTCATCTTCCTCGTCGTCCCCGCGATAATAATCCTCACACTGGTGGAGTCGCACCTCTCGGCCTTGAGCGGTGACGTGCCGATCGCCACCAACATACTCATCTTCGGGCTCATAAACGTCAACATAATACTCCTTATCCTGCTCGTCTTCCTTATCCTCCGGAACACCGTGAAGCTCTTTATGGAGCGGAAACGGCAGGTGATGGGCTCGAAACTACGGACCAAGCTCGTCACATCGTTCGTGGCCCTCTCCATAGTGCCGACGGTCCTCCTATTCGTAATCGTCATCGGTTTCATAAACAGGTCGATAGACGGGTGGTTCGGCATAAAGGTCGAGGACTCGCTCCAGGAGTCGATGGAACTCGCCCAGAACTATTACAAGGACATGCACGACAGGGTGGAGGCGGCCTCGAGGGCCCTTTCCGACTCCATGGGGGCCGGGAGCGCGGATATCGACGCGCGGGAGGACTTTATAAAGCGGAAGATGGTCGAGTGGGACCTCTCCACGGTTGAGGTCTTCTCTTCGGACGGGAAGAGGGAGCTTTATACCCTGGCCGACAAGATAACGAGGAACATGGTCCCGGACACGGACGAGGAGGCGGTCCGGAAGGCGCTCGCGGGAGAGTCGTCGAGCTACATACAGACCCTCAAGGTGGGCGACGTGGTAAGGGTGGTTGCGCCGCTTTCACCCTCGGTCGCCGGGAGCCGCCCTTCAGGGGCTGTGGCCGTGAGCTACTATGTCCCGCGCAGCCTGATGGACAAGATGAAGGAGATATCGGCGGCCTTCGAGGGCTACAAGCAGCTTAAGCTCCTGAAATATCCGGTCAAGGCTAGCTATTTCACCATACTCCTAATAATAACCCTCTTCATAGTATTTTTCTCGATATGGATAGGCCGGTACCTCGCAAAGGAGCTTACCGTCCCGATTCACGAACTCGCGGAAGGGACCCATGCCGTCGCGAGCGGGAACCTGGACTACAGGATAAACGTCGAATCCGACGACGAGATAGGCCTGCTCGTCAAGTCCTTCAACAGAATGACCGAGGACTTGAAGACCGGCAAGTACAAGATAGAGGCCGCCAACCTGGACCTCCGCCGGACCAACATGGAGCTCGACCAGAGGAGGAGGTACATAGAGATAGTCCTCGGGAACGTCCCCGCCGGGGTGATATCGATCGACAAGTCAGGCAGGATAGTCTCCATAAACCGGGTGGCCGCCCAGATGCTCGGGGCGGGCGAGGAGAACATAATAGGGAGGAACTACAGGGAGGTGCTCCGCGAGGAGGACAGGGAGGTGCTCCGCGAGATGATACGCGGCATGACCGAGATGGGCCTCGAATCGATGGAAAAGCAGATGAGGGTCGAGGTGGACGGGAAGGTCATGACGGTACTTGCGAACCTCAATGCCCTTAAGGACGACTCCGGCAACTACCTCGGCATGGTCGCGGTGCTCGACGACCTCACCCATCTCGTAAAGACCCAGAGGATGTCCGCCTGGAAAGAGGTCGCAAGGAGGATAGCGCACGAGATAAAGAACCCGCTTACCCCCATAAAGCTTTCGGCGCAGAGGCTCCGTAAGAAGTACCTTGACAGGTTCCCGGAGGAAGATACCGTCTTCGACGAGTGCACCATGACCATAATAAAGCAGGTCGATGAATTAAAAGCCCTCGTAAACGAGTTTTCGAGCTTCGCGAGGATGCCCGCGGCCAACCCGAGCCCGAACGACTTGAACGAGGTCGTCCGCGAGGTAATGGCGCTTTACAAGCCCGGGCAGAGGGCCGTAAGCTTCGAGTCGTCGCTCGATGAGCGCCTTCCGGTCCTTGATATTGACAGGGACCAGATAAAAAGGGTACTTATTAACCTGATGGACAACGCTATAGCCGCAGTCGGCGACGAGGGCGGCATTGTCCGCCTGGAGACCGCCTACATGCCGGACCTGCTGCTCGCGAGTCTCGAGGTCATAGACACCGGCCCGGGCATACCCCCCGAGGCCAAGCAGAAGCTTTTCGAGCCGTATTTCTCGACCAAGAAGACCGGCACAGGGCTCGGGCTCGCGATCGCAAGCAACATCATAGCTGACCACAACGGGTACATCAGGGTAAGGGACAACCACCCCAGGGGCACCCGGTTCGTAATAGAGCTTCCCGTGAAGACCGTGACCATATGA
- a CDS encoding glutaredoxin family protein, with protein sequence MTKPTTVELYALEDCTLCAVDDCALCKDARSIIGRASRELPFEFKEVGIDSSEDLLRRYKGEIPTVFINGKKVFKYKVDEAEFKKRVRKEIIKAGISRIAKK encoded by the coding sequence ATGACCAAGCCTACTACCGTTGAGCTTTATGCACTGGAGGATTGCACCCTCTGCGCCGTTGACGACTGCGCCCTCTGCAAGGACGCCCGGAGCATCATAGGGAGGGCCAGCCGGGAGCTGCCTTTTGAATTCAAGGAGGTCGGCATAGATTCTAGCGAGGACCTCCTCAGGCGCTACAAGGGCGAAATACCGACTGTTTTCATTAACGGCAAAAAGGTGTTCAAGTACAAGGTCGACGAGGCGGAGTTCAAGAAAAGGGTCAGGAAGGAAATAATCAAGGCTGGAATATCCCGCATAGCCAAGAAGTAA
- a CDS encoding PAS domain S-box protein, which translates to MDQADRHGIMGELESLRKRIRELEKKEAERRRNLEENPATIEALMKYIPEGIIIVSAPDETVRMASREALRMSGNGPESIEGLKLKDLAGKCPVYHPDGRKLRDDENPLYIALREGRVISDREFTLRKPDGSETYVLANAGPVFDNAGKLLGAIVSWRDITERRRAEQAVLRERGLLSKVLALLPVGVWILDCSGNIVEGNDEGQRIWGGVRRVGIEEYGEYKAWWAETGKPIAPHEWAGARAIEKGETSLNEEVEIEGFNGVRRFIMNSAVPLTDERGRILGAVTVNQDITARKLGERMLDEAQRIARLGNWIWDPEKDQMCGSSEAYRIFGLREGQPMNMEEFMKMVHREDREALKNAIQDSLERGGGYEFDFRVEVKGALKYVQAIGRTEYRNGKPVAVRGTVQDITERKKTENELRDALSRIKTLSGLIPICANCKRIRDDRGYWMRIEKYIEDRSAAEFTHSLCPDCERKLYEEDKAA; encoded by the coding sequence ATGGACCAAGCCGACCGCCACGGAATAATGGGAGAATTGGAAAGCCTCAGAAAACGAATAAGGGAACTGGAAAAAAAAGAGGCCGAGCGAAGACGCAATCTCGAAGAAAACCCCGCCACGATAGAGGCCCTTATGAAGTACATACCCGAGGGCATAATCATCGTTTCAGCGCCTGACGAGACGGTAAGGATGGCAAGCAGGGAAGCGCTCCGCATGTCGGGTAACGGCCCGGAAAGCATCGAGGGGCTTAAGCTGAAGGACCTTGCCGGCAAATGCCCTGTCTACCATCCGGACGGAAGAAAGCTCAGGGATGATGAAAACCCGCTTTACATCGCGCTCCGGGAGGGCCGGGTCATAAGCGACCGGGAGTTCACGCTCCGGAAGCCGGACGGGAGCGAGACATACGTACTGGCCAACGCTGGCCCGGTCTTTGATAATGCAGGCAAGCTCCTTGGCGCGATAGTCTCATGGAGGGACATAACCGAGAGGAGGAGGGCCGAGCAGGCCGTACTCAGGGAAAGGGGGCTACTAAGTAAGGTGCTCGCCTTACTTCCCGTGGGCGTGTGGATCTTGGATTGTAGCGGCAACATTGTGGAGGGAAACGACGAGGGACAGAGGATATGGGGCGGCGTGAGGCGCGTCGGCATCGAGGAATACGGCGAATACAAGGCCTGGTGGGCGGAAACAGGAAAACCGATAGCTCCCCATGAGTGGGCTGGCGCGAGGGCCATTGAAAAGGGCGAGACCTCATTAAACGAAGAAGTAGAGATAGAGGGCTTCAACGGGGTGCGCCGCTTCATAATGAACTCGGCTGTGCCCCTTACGGACGAAAGGGGCCGTATTCTGGGGGCGGTCACGGTAAACCAGGACATAACCGCAAGGAAGCTGGGCGAAAGGATGCTCGATGAGGCACAGCGGATAGCACGCCTCGGAAATTGGATATGGGACCCGGAAAAGGACCAGATGTGCGGCTCAAGCGAGGCGTACAGGATTTTCGGGCTCAGGGAAGGGCAGCCCATGAACATGGAGGAGTTCATGAAGATGGTCCATCGGGAAGACCGGGAGGCGCTCAAGAACGCCATCCAGGATTCCCTTGAAAGGGGCGGCGGGTACGAGTTCGACTTCAGGGTCGAGGTCAAAGGCGCCCTGAAATACGTCCAGGCCATCGGCAGGACGGAGTACAGGAACGGAAAGCCTGTCGCCGTAAGGGGCACGGTCCAGGACATTACGGAACGGAAGAAGACGGAGAACGAGCTGAGGGACGCGCTCTCCCGCATAAAGACCCTTAGCGGCCTCATCCCTATATGCGCGAACTGCAAGAGAATAAGGGACGACAGGGGCTACTGGATGAGGATAGAAAAATACATAGAAGACCGCTCCGCCGCCGAATTCACACACAGCCTCTGCCCCGACTGCGAGAGAAAGCTTTATGAAGAGGACAAGGCGGCCTGA
- the ruvC gene encoding crossover junction endodeoxyribonuclease RuvC encodes MVLGIDPGSVSTGYGIVERKGNALVRVCHGDISPGAGLPLSSRLLCISKRLREIIEEFRPEAVSLESVFYAKNARSAIILGQARGALLVTVAEFGIPVYEYSPSSVKQAVTGNGRAAKEDVQKMVGLLLKAGLIEGKKDATDALALAICHLNSHSSGLRIKGEAALLSTRRTI; translated from the coding sequence ATGGTGCTGGGAATAGACCCCGGAAGCGTCTCTACAGGCTACGGCATAGTGGAGAGGAAGGGCAATGCGCTGGTGCGCGTCTGCCACGGGGATATCTCTCCCGGAGCCGGGCTTCCGCTTTCCTCCCGACTCCTCTGCATATCAAAGAGGCTCAGGGAGATAATAGAGGAGTTCAGGCCAGAAGCCGTCTCGCTCGAATCGGTCTTTTACGCGAAGAACGCCAGGAGCGCCATAATACTCGGGCAGGCGAGGGGGGCTCTGCTAGTCACCGTCGCGGAATTCGGAATACCCGTATACGAGTATTCTCCTTCCTCGGTCAAGCAGGCTGTAACAGGGAACGGCAGGGCCGCCAAGGAAGACGTGCAGAAGATGGTAGGTCTCCTGCTGAAAGCCGGGCTGATAGAAGGCAAGAAGGACGCAACCGACGCGCTCGCCCTTGCCATCTGCCACCTTAACAGCCATTCTTCCGGACTCCGCATAAAGGGGGAGGCCGCGCTCCTTTCCACCAGGCGCACGATATGA
- the ruvA gene encoding Holliday junction branch migration protein RuvA — MIASIKGRIIHKTTESVVIETGGVGYEVFIPLSTFYTLPLDGEIVSLRVHTHLREDAIQLYGFLTQEEKEVFQLLISVSGVGPKLARNILSGVAVGDLIQAISSSDKARLGSIPGIGAKSSERLILELKDKIGSISFRGAPQEEPASGRDPLVSDVVSALENLGYRSVPAEEAAKKAARSLGDEPAFEEVLKESLRLISKTRT, encoded by the coding sequence ATGATAGCCAGCATAAAGGGGCGCATAATACACAAGACTACGGAATCGGTGGTCATCGAGACTGGCGGGGTGGGCTACGAGGTCTTCATCCCGCTTTCCACGTTCTATACCCTTCCTCTTGACGGAGAAATTGTAAGCCTCCGGGTCCATACCCATTTGAGGGAGGACGCCATACAGCTATACGGCTTTCTGACTCAAGAGGAGAAGGAGGTCTTCCAGCTCCTCATAAGCGTTTCGGGCGTGGGTCCGAAGCTTGCCCGGAATATCCTTTCAGGGGTCGCGGTAGGAGACCTCATACAGGCCATAAGCTCGTCAGACAAGGCGCGGCTCGGCTCAATCCCGGGTATAGGCGCAAAATCGTCCGAGAGGCTCATCCTGGAGCTGAAGGACAAAATAGGCTCAATATCCTTCAGGGGTGCGCCTCAGGAAGAGCCCGCTTCCGGCAGGGACCCGCTCGTAAGCGACGTTGTCTCGGCACTTGAGAACCTCGGCTACAGGAGCGTGCCCGCGGAGGAGGCGGCCAAGAAGGCGGCCCGGTCACTCGGGGACGAGCCTGCCTTTGAAGAGGTCCTGAAGGAATCGCTCCGGCTCATTTCGAAGACAAGGACATGA
- a CDS encoding YebC/PmpR family DNA-binding transcriptional regulator: protein MAGHSKWANIKHKKAKSDAKKGKVFTKLVKEIMVAAKSGSDPGGNPRLRLAVEKAKAENLPADNIERAIKKGAGELENVVYEEGAYEGYGPGGVAVIVNFMTDNRNRTASEVRHAFSRFGGSLGQSGSVAYMFEKKGVFTFDMGSITEERLMEAALEAGAEDVAANQDDRVFEVYTEPTDYARVKSAFDQAGVRYAHSDIAMVPKTTVSVEGKTARQVLSLLEELEDLDDVQSVYANFDISPEEMSSIAS, encoded by the coding sequence ATGGCAGGGCATTCAAAGTGGGCCAACATCAAACACAAGAAGGCCAAATCCGACGCTAAGAAGGGCAAGGTCTTTACGAAACTGGTGAAGGAGATAATGGTCGCGGCCAAGAGCGGGAGCGACCCCGGGGGGAACCCCAGGCTCCGCCTCGCCGTCGAGAAGGCCAAGGCCGAGAACCTCCCGGCCGACAATATCGAGAGGGCCATAAAGAAAGGCGCTGGCGAGCTCGAAAACGTGGTCTACGAGGAGGGCGCATACGAGGGCTATGGGCCTGGCGGGGTCGCCGTTATCGTGAACTTCATGACCGACAACAGGAACAGGACCGCCTCGGAGGTGAGGCACGCCTTTTCGCGCTTCGGCGGAAGCCTCGGCCAGAGCGGCTCGGTCGCTTACATGTTCGAGAAAAAGGGCGTCTTCACCTTTGACATGGGCTCGATAACGGAAGAAAGGCTCATGGAGGCCGCGCTCGAGGCCGGGGCCGAGGACGTAGCAGCTAACCAGGACGACAGGGTCTTCGAGGTATATACCGAGCCCACGGACTACGCCAGGGTCAAATCGGCCTTCGACCAGGCCGGGGTCCGCTATGCCCATTCAGACATAGCAATGGTCCCGAAGACGACCGTAAGCGTCGAGGGTAAAACCGCCAGGCAGGTGCTGAGCCTACTTGAGGAGCTCGAGGACCTGGACGACGTCCAGTCAGTGTACGCGAACTTCGATATTTCGCCCGAGGAGATGTCGAGCATAGCCTCCTAA